Proteins encoded by one window of Brevibacterium atlanticum:
- a CDS encoding ABC transporter permease, whose protein sequence is MLIAEVLPLLLGIAVLVVIAVIILRLAEVGLGWLPIVAILRAVVQLALVALLLHGALNAWWTVAAFIALMLTTASVTSLRRARQLPRGRLGAVTGVIVGSLTTLGLVLVLGLVDREFERVIAIAGIVTGTCMTVATLSMRRFAANLRTGSGEVEAWLSLGAKPRQAVARLRSESIREALLPNLDQTKNTGLVTLPGAFVGALFGGASPLEAAEFQIVVLGSLILAGAITAVLGTHIAAGARVLLAPEQ, encoded by the coding sequence ATCCTTCGCCTCGCCGAGGTGGGGCTCGGGTGGCTGCCCATCGTCGCGATCCTGCGTGCCGTCGTCCAGCTCGCCCTCGTCGCGCTCCTTCTCCACGGTGCCCTCAACGCGTGGTGGACCGTCGCCGCGTTCATCGCCCTCATGCTCACCACCGCCTCGGTGACCTCCCTGCGGCGCGCCCGGCAGTTGCCGCGCGGCCGCCTCGGCGCGGTCACCGGTGTCATCGTCGGATCCCTGACCACTCTGGGGCTCGTGCTGGTCCTCGGTCTCGTCGACCGGGAATTCGAGCGGGTCATCGCCATCGCCGGGATCGTCACCGGCACCTGCATGACCGTGGCGACCCTGTCGATGCGGCGCTTCGCCGCGAACCTGCGCACCGGATCCGGAGAGGTCGAGGCGTGGCTGTCCCTCGGCGCCAAGCCTCGGCAGGCGGTGGCGCGTCTGCGCAGCGAATCCATCAGAGAGGCGCTGCTGCCGAACCTCGATCAGACGAAGAACACCGGACTGGTCACGCTTCCCGGAGCCTTCGTCGGCGCCCTCTTCGGAGGTGCGTCACCGCTCGAGGCCGCCGAGTTCCAGATCGTCGTGCTCGGCTCGCTCATCCTCGCCGGAGCGATCACTGCGGTCCTCGGCACCCACATCGCCGCCGGTGCACGCGTTCTGCTTGCCCCGGAGCAGTGA
- a CDS encoding FAD-dependent monooxygenase: MSLRVACVGGGPGGLFFATLLKRNDPSIEVTVFERNRAEDAFGFGVVFSDATLRAINEADDVLHRGLAEHGRHWDEIAVLSKGEKRAFRGNGMAAIHRRTLLPLLHARAEEVGVDLRFASNVPSLEELSDYDVIVGADGANSIVRRTVESELGHSVEEADAKFIWFGTDHMFDGLTFVHRRSEFGNFAAHAYPISDEVSTFIVETDAETWKRAGLDEFDVTQPPGVSDEKTQRFVAELFAEDIDHGSIIVNNSRWANFRTRRSETWHSGNIVLLGDAVHTAHFSVGSGTKMAMEDAIVLARELTADHPDLSAAFEAYEAERVPAVRKIQDSARGGLSWWENFGLYHENMDPTQFAFHFFSRSIGIDRIAPRDPELVETVRSEWASEHGGSAALDSSVRLGGTELSGRLLRDAGSALVCGDDEVPVSDIAGCGQTTGTVIGTDAVLRLQPPSDVRRESPETIAAGTPAGSTVYVIGGDSLDRVRVSEELRFRRGATTVLRIDPGDRLDPETVILSGRADAVVVGGETDD, from the coding sequence ATGTCTCTTCGCGTCGCATGTGTCGGAGGTGGGCCGGGTGGCCTCTTCTTCGCTACCCTGCTCAAGCGGAATGATCCCAGCATTGAAGTCACGGTCTTCGAACGCAACCGTGCAGAGGACGCTTTCGGCTTCGGCGTCGTATTCTCCGATGCCACTCTGCGCGCAATCAACGAAGCTGACGACGTGCTGCACCGGGGCCTGGCCGAGCACGGCCGTCATTGGGACGAAATCGCCGTTCTGTCCAAGGGAGAGAAGCGTGCTTTCCGCGGCAACGGCATGGCCGCAATCCATCGTCGCACTCTGTTGCCCCTGCTCCATGCTCGAGCTGAAGAAGTCGGAGTAGATCTGCGTTTTGCCAGCAATGTCCCCTCGCTCGAGGAACTGAGCGACTATGACGTCATCGTCGGAGCCGACGGAGCCAATTCCATCGTCCGTCGAACGGTCGAATCCGAGCTCGGCCACAGTGTGGAAGAAGCTGATGCGAAGTTCATCTGGTTCGGAACCGACCACATGTTCGACGGGCTCACTTTTGTTCACAGACGCAGCGAATTCGGCAACTTCGCCGCTCATGCCTACCCGATCAGCGATGAGGTAAGCACTTTCATCGTCGAAACCGATGCAGAGACCTGGAAACGCGCAGGACTTGACGAATTCGATGTCACGCAGCCACCCGGCGTCTCCGATGAGAAGACTCAGCGTTTCGTCGCCGAACTCTTCGCCGAAGACATCGATCACGGCAGCATCATCGTCAATAACTCCCGCTGGGCCAACTTCCGCACGCGCCGTTCTGAGACCTGGCACAGCGGCAACATCGTCCTCCTCGGAGACGCCGTGCACACCGCCCACTTCTCGGTCGGCTCGGGCACAAAGATGGCAATGGAGGACGCGATCGTTCTTGCCCGAGAACTCACCGCTGACCATCCGGACCTGTCTGCTGCCTTCGAAGCATATGAAGCTGAGCGAGTCCCCGCAGTGCGAAAGATCCAGGACTCTGCACGTGGTGGCCTGAGCTGGTGGGAGAACTTCGGTTTGTACCACGAGAACATGGACCCCACCCAGTTCGCCTTCCACTTCTTTTCGCGCTCCATCGGAATCGACCGAATCGCTCCCCGAGACCCCGAACTCGTCGAGACCGTAAGAAGTGAGTGGGCTTCCGAACATGGCGGTTCGGCCGCGCTGGACAGCTCCGTTCGCCTCGGCGGTACCGAACTGTCCGGCAGGCTGCTCCGGGATGCCGGCTCGGCCCTCGTCTGCGGAGACGACGAGGTTCCGGTCAGCGATATCGCAGGCTGTGGCCAAACCACTGGCACCGTAATCGGAACCGATGCCGTCCTGCGTCTTCAGCCGCCCAGCGATGTTCGGCGCGAATCGCCCGAGACGATCGCGGCTGGGACCCCTGCGGGCAGCACCGTCTACGTCATCGGTGGCGACTCCCTTGATCGTGTGCGCGTGAGCGAAGAACTGCGATTCCGCCGAGGTGCCACCACCGTCCTCCGAATCGATCCGGGTGACCGGCTCGATCCCGAGACCGTCATCCTCTCGGGACGCGCGGATGCGGTTGTCGTCGGAGGGGAAACCGATGACTGA
- a CDS encoding (2,3-dihydroxybenzoyl)adenylate synthase: MTSPSTVHTVPWPAEIAAEYRSQGLWRGKTLFTTLLEVAEQLPEKIALVDGDVRISYRELVDRAEAGARRLLDLGLAPDDRILVQLPNCWQFVVLTFACARAGIVPVMALAGHREVELSGIAEVSESRAIVVPDTLKDFDHRALARIIRDEAPDLKTIIVSGQAGQDVSLDELLAPSAGELSELDHPESSSVALFLLSGGTTGLPKLISRTHDDYELNARLCADVAGIDVDAVYLVCVPASHNFALACPGILGVLFAGGTVVTLPSPQPKRVLRAIETEGVTITAAVPAVVQRWLEHVEQSPSEIDLSTLRTVQVGGSRLPDEIARRVTPLLGATLQQVFGMAEGLINMTRLDDPLEVITTTQGRPVSELDEVRIVGPDGETVADGQEGLIYTRGPYTPRGYYRAPEANAKSFVDGWYGSGDIVVRRPDGNLVVHGRDKDIINRGGEKISAEEIESLVYRLPQVELAAVVAMPDHVLGERLCLYVTLQPGAQASLEDVRAALTDAGIAEYKLPERLEIVEEIPMTKVGKINKKELRDDIRQRTSAEA, from the coding sequence ATGACAAGCCCGAGCACAGTTCATACCGTCCCCTGGCCCGCTGAGATCGCCGCTGAATACAGGTCACAGGGGCTGTGGCGTGGTAAGACTCTGTTCACCACACTGCTCGAGGTAGCTGAGCAGTTGCCCGAAAAGATCGCGCTGGTAGATGGCGATGTGCGGATCAGCTACCGAGAACTCGTCGACCGGGCAGAAGCTGGAGCCCGTCGACTGCTGGATCTCGGGCTTGCACCCGATGATCGGATCCTCGTTCAGTTGCCTAACTGCTGGCAGTTCGTGGTGCTCACCTTTGCTTGTGCGCGAGCGGGAATTGTTCCTGTCATGGCTCTGGCTGGGCACAGGGAAGTGGAGCTGTCTGGAATCGCAGAGGTCTCGGAATCCCGGGCAATCGTCGTTCCGGATACACTCAAGGATTTCGACCACCGAGCTCTCGCTCGCATCATTCGTGATGAGGCACCGGACCTAAAGACCATCATCGTCAGTGGACAGGCCGGGCAGGACGTCTCGCTCGATGAACTTCTCGCGCCCTCGGCAGGAGAACTCAGTGAACTCGACCATCCGGAAAGCTCATCGGTAGCACTCTTCCTACTCTCCGGTGGCACCACTGGCCTTCCCAAGTTGATCTCGCGGACACATGATGACTACGAGCTGAATGCGCGCCTATGCGCCGATGTGGCTGGAATCGACGTCGACGCAGTCTATCTGGTCTGTGTGCCGGCCAGCCATAATTTCGCACTCGCCTGCCCAGGCATCCTCGGTGTTCTCTTCGCAGGTGGAACCGTGGTGACCTTACCGAGTCCGCAGCCGAAGCGGGTACTGCGAGCGATCGAAACTGAGGGTGTCACGATCACTGCAGCGGTGCCTGCCGTGGTGCAACGATGGCTCGAACACGTCGAACAGTCGCCAAGCGAGATTGATTTGTCGACGCTTCGCACGGTGCAGGTGGGAGGATCGCGGCTTCCCGACGAGATCGCACGGAGGGTCACTCCGCTGCTCGGTGCTACGCTCCAGCAGGTCTTCGGCATGGCCGAGGGCTTGATCAACATGACTCGCCTCGATGATCCGCTCGAAGTGATCACTACGACGCAGGGGCGCCCTGTCAGCGAGCTGGATGAGGTCCGCATCGTCGGTCCTGACGGTGAGACAGTTGCCGATGGGCAGGAAGGTCTCATCTACACCCGTGGCCCCTATACGCCTCGAGGCTACTATCGGGCACCGGAGGCGAACGCGAAATCATTCGTCGACGGTTGGTACGGGAGCGGTGACATCGTCGTTCGTCGCCCAGATGGAAATCTTGTCGTTCACGGACGAGACAAAGACATCATCAACCGCGGCGGCGAGAAGATCTCCGCCGAGGAGATCGAGAGCCTGGTCTATCGACTTCCGCAGGTGGAACTGGCCGCAGTCGTCGCGATGCCCGACCACGTGCTCGGAGAGCGCCTGTGTCTGTACGTCACGTTGCAGCCGGGGGCGCAGGCCAGTCTCGAGGACGTGCGTGCCGCACTCACCGATGCTGGCATCGCCGAGTACAAGCTGCCTGAACGTCTGGAGATCGTCGAGGAGATTCCGATGACGAAGGTCGGCAAAATCAACAAGAAAGAGCTGCGCGACGATATCCGACAGCGCACCTCGGCCGAAGCTTGA
- a CDS encoding acetate--CoA ligase family protein: MDLPRLRDDSVTALSRLLPPLTFLSNPVDTGRPGPEYPEVLSIVAADPGIDAVGVYGITEPVVSLPEAVAQADLDPTVPVLVGVDGPSAEVAEVRRAAGEGIPVLLGPTALAEGMRALSADARSRALSDHGADGVVPTEANRTNVTDEYDLGPGPWHEAAAKDILETAGIRTPRRWVIENLAESLDGSVLANASPPVAIKILDSSILHKTDIGGVHLNINDGDEAVAALVELADIGARAALIEEMASSGIDLLVGVHRDPVFGVVGVLALGGVEAEVYEDSAIISLPATEAHLRAMTEQLRCAPLLDGFRGGPTLDHGELSEIITRLGRLLAANPQVHEIEINPLRLTESGLIALDAVITATPDLSAQPAVLLDDEEEVR; the protein is encoded by the coding sequence GTGGATCTGCCGCGTCTGCGCGACGACAGCGTCACTGCCCTGTCTCGGCTTCTTCCGCCACTGACGTTCCTCTCCAACCCAGTCGATACCGGACGACCAGGGCCGGAATATCCAGAGGTCCTCAGCATCGTCGCCGCCGATCCGGGTATCGACGCGGTCGGAGTCTATGGAATCACCGAACCGGTCGTCTCATTGCCAGAGGCAGTGGCGCAAGCTGACCTCGATCCCACCGTTCCAGTACTCGTCGGCGTTGATGGCCCGAGCGCTGAGGTCGCCGAGGTTCGTCGTGCCGCTGGGGAAGGGATACCTGTCCTCCTCGGCCCTACCGCCCTGGCCGAAGGCATGAGGGCGCTGTCCGCCGACGCGCGGTCGCGTGCGCTTTCAGACCACGGGGCCGATGGTGTCGTTCCGACAGAAGCGAACCGCACGAACGTGACAGACGAATATGATCTGGGGCCCGGGCCATGGCATGAGGCCGCCGCGAAGGACATACTCGAGACCGCCGGCATACGAACTCCCAGACGTTGGGTCATCGAGAATCTGGCTGAAAGCCTCGATGGCTCCGTGCTGGCCAACGCATCGCCGCCGGTGGCGATCAAGATCCTAGATTCCTCCATCTTGCATAAGACCGACATCGGGGGAGTTCATCTCAACATCAACGATGGTGACGAGGCAGTTGCGGCGCTGGTCGAACTCGCTGACATCGGCGCCCGCGCCGCACTCATCGAGGAGATGGCTTCATCCGGAATCGACCTGCTCGTCGGTGTGCACCGGGACCCGGTGTTCGGGGTCGTTGGAGTTCTCGCCCTCGGGGGCGTGGAAGCGGAGGTGTACGAAGACTCTGCGATCATCAGTCTGCCCGCAACCGAGGCCCACCTCCGTGCAATGACCGAGCAGCTGCGATGCGCCCCGCTGCTCGACGGCTTTCGCGGTGGCCCGACGCTCGATCATGGCGAACTCTCGGAGATCATTACTCGGCTGGGCCGCTTGCTGGCGGCGAACCCGCAAGTGCATGAGATCGAGATCAATCCGTTGCGCCTTACCGAGTCAGGTCTCATCGCTCTCGACGCCGTCATCACCGCGACGCCTGACCTTTCAGCACAACCTGCAGTTCTGCTCGACGACGAGGAGGAAGTCCGATGA
- a CDS encoding PaaX family transcriptional regulator translates to MSQRVRSLVMDLFGEYYRYAEGEARLGGLSTLLEAFGIDPATARVTMARLKKDGWFTTRREGRESVYCLSEAMSTVIAEGRERIFTRVDAEWDGWWTQVLYQVPESSRNDREAMRKQLTWLGFGQLATSTWMSPHEMVDRIDRLAADFPDASLDVLRTRTTRVTTDRDLTERCWDLAELAADYRDFIADYSSYESGTSLSSGPEALRVRTAMVADMRRLTFRDPELPIELSPVDWPGRPAFELFRRVHASLAEQADSYFEEVVGRRLERPVV, encoded by the coding sequence ATGTCGCAACGTGTTCGATCCTTGGTGATGGATCTGTTCGGGGAGTATTACAGGTACGCCGAAGGGGAGGCCCGCCTCGGAGGGCTTAGCACTTTGCTGGAAGCATTCGGAATCGATCCGGCAACGGCTCGGGTCACGATGGCGCGTTTGAAGAAGGACGGGTGGTTCACCACGCGTCGTGAGGGCCGAGAATCGGTCTATTGCCTAAGTGAGGCTATGTCGACGGTGATCGCCGAAGGTCGGGAGCGGATCTTCACGCGCGTCGACGCCGAATGGGATGGGTGGTGGACGCAGGTCCTCTATCAAGTCCCCGAGTCCTCCCGCAATGATCGAGAAGCTATGCGCAAACAACTCACATGGCTGGGGTTTGGGCAGCTTGCCACTTCGACATGGATGTCGCCGCACGAGATGGTCGATCGAATCGATAGGCTGGCTGCCGATTTTCCTGATGCGTCTCTTGATGTCTTGCGCACCCGGACAACGCGGGTGACTACGGACAGAGATCTTACCGAGCGCTGTTGGGATCTCGCGGAGCTCGCTGCAGACTACCGGGACTTCATCGCGGACTACTCGTCCTATGAAAGCGGAACCTCCCTCTCGAGCGGGCCCGAGGCTCTGCGCGTGCGCACGGCGATGGTCGCCGATATGCGACGCCTGACTTTTCGCGATCCCGAGCTGCCGATCGAGCTCTCTCCCGTCGATTGGCCCGGTCGCCCAGCGTTCGAGCTGTTCAGGCGTGTGCACGCATCTCTCGCAGAACAAGCTGACTCCTATTTCGAAGAAGTGGTCGGTAGGCGTCTCGAGCGCCCCGTGGTGTAG
- a CDS encoding fumarylacetoacetate hydrolase family protein, with translation MKLATLTIDDGTCAAVFDGEDYVLIESAVDVGSLLSGENWQTVAAEALTHRKRVIPAEQARVDQLITRPGKVVCVGLNYRNHILEMGRDLPEYPTLFAKFAETLTGPTSDIPFAPEDPELDWEGELVVIVGETVRRADERKARAAIAGYSVANDISMRGWQFRTKEWLQGKMWEATTPLGPVMVTADEFDAESAVLTTKVNGEVMQEHAISDLLFSSSQLVAYVSTMITLEPGDIILTGTPGGVGRARDPQVFLVPGDEVAVEISGIGEVRNTIVEAV, from the coding sequence ATGAAACTCGCCACACTGACAATCGACGATGGCACCTGCGCTGCAGTGTTCGACGGCGAAGACTATGTGCTGATCGAGTCAGCGGTCGACGTCGGGTCACTGCTGAGTGGAGAGAACTGGCAGACCGTTGCAGCCGAAGCGCTCACACATCGTAAGCGAGTGATACCTGCTGAGCAGGCGAGAGTGGACCAACTCATCACGCGACCGGGCAAAGTAGTCTGCGTGGGGCTCAACTACCGCAATCACATCCTTGAGATGGGGCGGGACCTGCCAGAGTATCCAACACTGTTTGCCAAGTTCGCTGAAACTCTGACCGGCCCGACATCAGACATCCCATTCGCTCCCGAGGACCCGGAGCTCGATTGGGAAGGTGAGCTGGTCGTCATCGTCGGGGAGACTGTGCGTCGGGCCGACGAGAGGAAGGCGCGAGCGGCGATTGCGGGATACTCTGTCGCTAACGACATCTCCATGCGCGGATGGCAGTTCCGAACCAAGGAATGGCTACAAGGAAAGATGTGGGAGGCCACAACCCCGTTGGGGCCCGTCATGGTCACCGCCGACGAATTCGATGCGGAATCAGCGGTGCTGACGACAAAGGTCAATGGCGAGGTGATGCAGGAGCACGCCATTTCGGATCTGCTGTTCTCCTCCTCCCAGCTCGTCGCGTACGTCTCGACGATGATCACGCTCGAGCCCGGTGACATCATTCTCACGGGTACGCCAGGCGGTGTCGGCCGCGCGCGCGATCCCCAGGTCTTCCTTGTGCCCGGCGACGAGGTGGCTGTGGAGATCTCCGGAATCGGCGAGGTCCGAAACACCATCGTCGAGGCGGTGTGA
- a CDS encoding cupin domain-containing protein — MMNDHDDPNLPVVPPPSPEEAARLERLYARFSDNHMIPLWTEIGDLMPEVPKPQAIPYTWRWKDLLPLAEEAGELVPVGRGGERRAISLANPGLDGRPYISPTLWCAIQYLGPHEVAPEHRHSQNAFRFVVEGEGVWTVVNGDPVRMSRGDFLLTPGWNFHGHHNETDQPMAWIDGLDIPFVHYSDTSFFEFGIDRVTDESTPDISRSERLWCNPGLRPLSGLGTTVNSPIGAYRWEHTDRALTEQLRLEDEGFPATVEQGHAAIRYMNPTDGGDVMPTIRAEFHRLREGTATATTRQVGSDVYQVFEGCGRFVIDDTVHEVEKGDVVVAPSWSAVRIEAETSLDLFAFSDRPIVEKLNFARTHIEGVNP; from the coding sequence ATGATGAACGATCACGACGACCCGAATCTGCCGGTGGTTCCGCCGCCGAGTCCGGAGGAGGCTGCGCGACTGGAGAGACTTTATGCGAGGTTCTCCGACAACCATATGATTCCACTGTGGACAGAGATCGGCGACCTCATGCCGGAAGTGCCGAAACCGCAGGCGATACCGTACACCTGGCGGTGGAAGGATCTGCTGCCATTGGCCGAGGAGGCGGGTGAGCTGGTTCCGGTGGGCCGTGGGGGAGAGCGCAGAGCGATCTCGCTGGCCAATCCCGGCCTGGACGGTCGGCCGTATATCTCTCCGACTCTCTGGTGTGCGATCCAGTATCTGGGTCCGCACGAGGTAGCGCCCGAACATCGGCACTCGCAGAACGCCTTCCGCTTCGTCGTCGAAGGCGAGGGCGTGTGGACCGTGGTGAACGGTGATCCGGTGCGAATGAGCCGCGGTGACTTCCTCCTCACGCCCGGATGGAATTTCCACGGACACCACAACGAAACCGATCAGCCGATGGCGTGGATCGACGGCCTTGATATTCCATTCGTCCATTACTCGGACACTTCGTTCTTCGAATTCGGCATCGACAGGGTCACCGATGAGTCAACACCGGATATCTCCCGGTCCGAACGCCTGTGGTGCAACCCAGGACTTCGTCCGCTGTCAGGGCTGGGCACAACGGTGAACTCACCGATCGGTGCCTATCGGTGGGAGCATACAGATCGCGCACTGACCGAGCAGCTGCGGCTCGAGGATGAAGGATTTCCCGCGACAGTCGAACAGGGCCACGCTGCGATCCGATACATGAATCCGACGGACGGCGGAGATGTGATGCCCACGATTCGGGCTGAGTTCCATCGTCTGCGGGAGGGCACCGCCACCGCCACCACTCGTCAGGTCGGATCGGACGTCTACCAGGTGTTCGAGGGATGCGGCCGATTCGTCATCGATGACACCGTTCACGAAGTCGAGAAGGGCGATGTAGTGGTTGCCCCCTCGTGGTCGGCCGTGCGGATCGAGGCAGAGACCAGTCTCGACCTCTTTGCGTTCAGCGATCGTCCGATCGTCGAAAAGCTCAACTTCGCCCGCACCCATATCGAAGGAGTCAATCCATGA
- a CDS encoding thioredoxin family protein, translated as MSTIEITQDTFESTINDNEIILLDFWADWCGPCKQFAPVYEKASEDNPDIVFGKIDTEAQQQLAGLFGITSIPTLVAFRQGIVVFAQPGALAAPQLEQVITAVKGLDMDEVRAELDKQAAAEAAEPEGTGPDSIPADPGVDR; from the coding sequence ATGTCTACGATCGAGATCACTCAGGACACCTTCGAATCGACCATCAACGACAACGAGATCATCCTCCTCGACTTCTGGGCCGATTGGTGCGGCCCATGCAAGCAGTTCGCTCCGGTCTACGAGAAGGCCTCCGAGGACAACCCCGACATCGTCTTCGGCAAGATCGACACCGAGGCCCAGCAGCAGCTGGCCGGACTCTTCGGAATCACCTCCATCCCCACCCTCGTCGCCTTCCGCCAGGGCATCGTCGTCTTCGCCCAGCCAGGCGCGCTCGCCGCACCCCAGCTCGAACAGGTCATCACCGCCGTCAAGGGACTCGATATGGACGAAGTCCGCGCGGAACTGGATAAGCAGGCCGCCGCCGAGGCTGCCGAGCCCGAAGGCACCGGCCCGGATTCGATCCCGGCCGACCCGGGCGTCGATAGGTGA
- a CDS encoding 4Fe-4S dicluster domain-containing protein gives MSASTLDSGTVADGHWHDSTQNRKGFFTDTSICIGCKACEVACKEWNRNPQDGTFELLGSSYDNTGSLGANTWRHVAFIEQDSDRIEKARESGRKLVNLGMPTIRPRTDESAAAQPLGGALGAADEGRTSDGLPTTPQLDVDLLAPGALEPADLTGVDTTPPDTADFRWLMSSDVCKHCTHAGCLDVCPTGALFRTEFDTVVVQNDVCNGCGTCVAGCPFGVIERRDDGTINTPTDRDDRKAAEMDVPNAGTANKCTLCYDRLVDGEEPACAKTCPTQSIKFGDRTDMVDKAHERVAELHAKGLTEARLYGANPNDGVGGTGSVFLLLDEPEVYGLPPDPRVATKDLPGMFAHAGVAALGMVAAVGLAFLGSRRS, from the coding sequence ATGTCGGCTTCGACGTTGGACAGCGGCACGGTCGCTGACGGCCACTGGCACGATTCGACGCAGAATCGCAAGGGGTTCTTCACCGACACCTCGATCTGCATCGGCTGCAAGGCCTGCGAGGTCGCCTGCAAGGAATGGAACCGCAATCCCCAGGACGGAACCTTCGAACTGCTCGGCTCCTCGTACGACAACACGGGCAGCCTCGGCGCGAATACCTGGCGTCACGTCGCCTTCATCGAGCAGGACTCGGACCGGATCGAGAAGGCCCGCGAATCCGGGCGCAAGCTCGTCAACCTCGGCATGCCCACCATCCGGCCCCGCACCGATGAGAGTGCCGCAGCCCAGCCTCTGGGCGGGGCGCTCGGTGCCGCGGATGAGGGTCGGACCAGTGACGGACTGCCGACGACGCCGCAACTCGATGTCGATCTCCTCGCCCCCGGGGCACTCGAACCGGCGGATCTGACCGGGGTCGACACCACCCCACCGGACACCGCGGACTTCCGGTGGTTGATGTCCTCGGACGTGTGCAAGCACTGCACGCACGCCGGCTGCCTCGACGTGTGCCCGACCGGAGCGCTCTTCCGCACCGAATTCGACACCGTCGTCGTTCAGAACGACGTCTGCAACGGCTGCGGCACCTGTGTGGCCGGCTGCCCTTTCGGCGTCATCGAACGTCGTGACGACGGCACGATCAACACGCCCACCGACCGTGATGACCGCAAGGCCGCGGAGATGGACGTCCCGAACGCGGGCACCGCGAACAAGTGCACGCTCTGCTACGACCGCCTCGTCGATGGTGAGGAGCCGGCGTGTGCGAAGACCTGCCCGACTCAGTCGATCAAGTTCGGCGACCGGACGGACATGGTGGACAAGGCGCATGAACGAGTCGCCGAACTCCACGCGAAGGGTCTGACCGAGGCCCGGCTCTACGGAGCGAACCCCAACGACGGAGTCGGCGGCACCGGGTCCGTCTTCCTCCTCCTCGACGAACCCGAGGTCTACGGCCTGCCGCCGGATCCTCGGGTGGCGACGAAGGACCTGCCCGGAATGTTCGCCCATGCCGGTGTTGCGGCGCTGGGCATGGTCGCGGCGGTCGGCCTCGCGTTCCTCGGGAGCCGCCGTTCATGA
- the nrfD gene encoding NrfD/PsrC family molybdoenzyme membrane anchor subunit: MSVSEYDSYRPPEPEGGRKKRRRGGRGGPGGRRGGGWKNRGSDGNREMPMVEDVEFTSYYGRPIVKAPPWGHEIALYLFLGGLAGGSSLLGLGAQMTDRPGLRIATRMTAITATGVGGVALVADLGRPERFINMMRVVKVSSPMSLGTWILSGFGVGSGVTFAVELDRVTGEKLLPLGPLRKVLHAMETPAALESALFATPLAAYTAVLLGATAVPTWNAAGRNGLPYVFVSSASLAAGGSAMALAPVRETGPARLLALTGAVGDMVAMSRMKKRMHPAEVDPMEDGEPGHKLHRAEKLLIAGAVGAAAVEVGARVFAKKLGGRGAGTTGSTVEKIADAVGSAGGLGGVGRVGKRSWKTRAVLRGLSVVSGAALAAASAYTRFGMLEAGIESTKDPRHVVEPQRARLEERRARGINDDSITTGQ; encoded by the coding sequence ATGAGCGTCTCCGAATACGATTCCTACCGCCCACCCGAGCCCGAAGGCGGACGTAAGAAACGTCGCCGAGGTGGCCGCGGAGGTCCCGGTGGTCGCCGTGGCGGCGGGTGGAAGAACCGCGGTTCCGACGGCAATCGCGAGATGCCGATGGTCGAGGACGTCGAGTTCACCTCGTACTACGGTCGACCGATCGTCAAGGCTCCGCCGTGGGGCCACGAGATCGCGCTCTACCTGTTCCTCGGTGGACTCGCCGGCGGGTCGTCGCTGCTGGGCCTCGGCGCACAGATGACCGATCGGCCCGGTCTGCGCATCGCCACCCGGATGACGGCGATCACCGCGACCGGTGTCGGCGGCGTGGCACTGGTCGCCGACCTCGGCCGGCCCGAACGGTTCATCAACATGATGCGCGTGGTCAAGGTGTCCTCGCCGATGAGTCTGGGCACTTGGATCCTTTCGGGCTTCGGCGTCGGATCGGGTGTGACGTTCGCGGTCGAGCTCGACCGGGTCACGGGGGAGAAGCTGCTTCCGCTGGGACCGCTGCGCAAGGTGCTCCACGCGATGGAGACTCCGGCGGCCCTCGAGTCGGCACTCTTCGCCACACCGCTGGCCGCGTACACGGCGGTGCTGCTCGGTGCGACGGCCGTGCCCACCTGGAACGCTGCCGGTCGCAACGGTCTGCCGTACGTATTCGTGTCTTCGGCTTCCCTGGCTGCCGGGGGTTCTGCGATGGCGCTCGCTCCGGTGCGGGAGACGGGCCCGGCGCGACTGCTCGCGCTCACCGGGGCCGTTGGCGATATGGTCGCGATGAGCCGGATGAAGAAGCGCATGCACCCGGCCGAGGTCGACCCGATGGAAGACGGCGAACCGGGACACAAGCTCCACCGTGCCGAGAAGCTGCTCATCGCGGGCGCTGTCGGCGCCGCTGCCGTCGAGGTGGGCGCGCGGGTGTTCGCGAAGAAGCTCGGTGGGCGGGGTGCAGGCACAACCGGCAGCACCGTCGAGAAGATCGCCGATGCCGTCGGATCAGCAGGTGGCTTGGGTGGCGTGGGCCGCGTGGGCAAACGCAGCTGGAAGACTCGCGCCGTTCTGCGTGGACTGTCCGTCGTCTCGGGTGCCGCGTTGGCGGCCGCCTCGGCGTACACCCGTTTCGGGATGCTCGAGGCCGGTATCGAGTCGACGAAGGACCCCCGTCACGTCGTCGAACCGCAGCGCGCTCGCCTCGAAGAGCGCCGCGCCCGCGGCATCAACGACGACTCGATCACCACCGGCCAGTAG